One window of the Rhizobiaceae bacterium genome contains the following:
- a CDS encoding phasin: MSKTVKIADTSIEFPSFDASKATDQFRAFAEKGVEQSKEVYAKVKAGAEDTQKALESTFETAKSAGSALSLKTIAAMRANSEAGFSHLESLLNAKSLSEIVELQTAFFRKGFETSVEQAKEFQAIASKTAEEVAKPLKDVFEKTVKELKVA; the protein is encoded by the coding sequence ATGTCCAAGACCGTGAAGATTGCCGATACCTCGATCGAGTTTCCGAGCTTCGACGCCTCTAAGGCGACCGACCAGTTCCGCGCTTTCGCCGAGAAAGGCGTTGAGCAGTCGAAGGAAGTCTATGCCAAGGTGAAGGCCGGCGCGGAAGATACGCAGAAGGCGCTTGAGTCCACCTTCGAGACCGCCAAGTCGGCCGGCAGCGCTCTGTCGCTGAAGACGATCGCGGCGATGCGCGCCAACTCCGAGGCTGGTTTCTCCCACCTTGAGTCCCTGCTGAACGCCAAGTCGCTTTCCGAGATCGTGGAATTGCAGACCGCCTTCTTCCGCAAGGGTTTCGAGACCTCTGTCGAGCAGGCCAAGGAATTCCAGGCGATCGCATCCAAGACCGCCGAAGAGGTTGCCAAGCCGCTGAAGGACGTTTTTGAGAAGACCGTCAAGGAACTCAAGGTCGCCTGA
- a CDS encoding 3-hydroxyacyl-CoA dehydrogenase NAD-binding domain-containing protein: MTETVTVSRNDGIAIVTIDNPPVNALGFNVREPLAAALKALADDAAVAGIVLTCAGRTFVAGADITEFGKPMKQPELRDIIAILEAVARPTVAAIHGTALGGGLELALGCHFRIADRDAKLGLPEVKLGILPGAGGTVRLPRLVGPAKAMAMIVSGTPISGDEALAAGLVDEIADGDLVSAAVSFLKRRIADGARPLPVRARSDKLAVEPAALDTVAADLLKKSRGLEAPVACVEAVRNAVALPFDEALAAERRLFERLVAGDQSKAQRHLFFAEREAAKVPGIGKEVKARDVNRVGIIGAGTMGGGIAMCFANAGIPVTLLETTDEALQRGLGAIGKNYAASVSRGSLDEAEKSRRIGLIEGTTEYARLADVDLVIEAAFEDMAVKREIFGRLGAVAKPGAVLATNTSYLDVDEIAAASGRPADVLGLHFFSPANVMRLLEIVRAAATAPDALVTALAVARRIGKVPVVVGVCHGFVGNRMLRARNAENESLLLEGATPQQVDKAFVDFGWPMGPFQMSDLAGLDISWRMRNVRGETAAIADALCEAGRLGQKTGSGYYRYAQGARTAEPDPYVLELIEAKARELGVPRRDVSADEIIERTHLPLVNEGARILAEGIAARSSDIDIVWTNGYGFPIGKGGPMFWATLKGVRNVIDRLEHWHGKTGRPAFEPTPLLRAAVESNAFGGR, encoded by the coding sequence ATGACCGAGACAGTCACCGTTTCCCGAAACGACGGCATCGCGATCGTCACCATCGACAATCCCCCGGTGAATGCGCTGGGCTTCAATGTCCGCGAGCCGCTCGCGGCCGCGCTGAAGGCGCTAGCCGATGACGCCGCCGTCGCCGGCATCGTCCTGACATGCGCCGGTCGCACCTTCGTCGCCGGGGCCGATATCACCGAATTCGGCAAGCCGATGAAGCAGCCGGAACTGCGCGACATCATCGCCATCCTCGAAGCCGTCGCCAGGCCGACCGTCGCCGCGATCCACGGCACGGCGCTGGGCGGCGGGCTCGAACTGGCGCTCGGCTGCCATTTCCGCATCGCCGATCGCGACGCGAAGCTCGGCCTTCCCGAAGTCAAGCTCGGCATCCTGCCCGGCGCGGGCGGCACGGTGCGCCTGCCGCGTCTCGTCGGGCCTGCGAAGGCCATGGCGATGATCGTGTCGGGAACGCCGATTTCTGGGGACGAGGCGCTGGCTGCCGGCCTTGTGGATGAAATCGCCGATGGCGACCTTGTCTCCGCTGCGGTGTCCTTCCTGAAAAGGCGCATCGCGGATGGTGCGAGGCCGCTGCCGGTGCGTGCGCGCTCCGACAAGCTGGCGGTCGAGCCGGCGGCGCTGGACACTGTCGCGGCCGACCTCCTGAAGAAAAGCCGTGGGCTGGAGGCTCCCGTGGCCTGCGTCGAAGCCGTCCGCAACGCCGTCGCGCTGCCTTTCGACGAGGCGCTCGCCGCCGAACGCCGGCTGTTCGAGAGGCTCGTCGCCGGCGACCAGTCGAAGGCGCAGCGGCATCTCTTCTTCGCCGAGCGCGAAGCGGCCAAGGTTCCCGGCATCGGCAAGGAGGTGAAGGCGCGCGACGTGAATCGCGTCGGCATCATCGGCGCCGGCACCATGGGCGGGGGCATCGCCATGTGCTTCGCCAATGCCGGCATTCCGGTGACCCTCTTGGAAACCACGGACGAGGCGCTGCAGCGCGGCCTGGGAGCCATCGGGAAGAACTACGCGGCCTCCGTCTCTCGCGGTTCTCTGGACGAGGCGGAGAAGAGCCGCCGCATCGGGCTGATCGAGGGCACGACCGAATATGCGCGGCTCGCGGATGTCGATCTGGTCATCGAGGCAGCCTTCGAGGACATGGCCGTGAAGCGCGAGATTTTCGGCAGGCTCGGCGCGGTCGCGAAGCCCGGCGCGGTGCTGGCAACCAACACTTCCTATCTCGACGTCGACGAAATCGCGGCTGCGTCCGGACGTCCGGCGGATGTGCTCGGCCTGCATTTCTTCTCGCCCGCCAATGTCATGAGGCTGCTTGAGATCGTACGCGCCGCCGCGACCGCGCCCGACGCGCTGGTGACGGCGCTCGCCGTCGCCAGACGCATCGGCAAGGTGCCGGTGGTGGTCGGCGTCTGCCATGGCTTCGTCGGCAACCGCATGCTGCGCGCCCGCAACGCCGAGAACGAAAGCCTGCTGCTGGAGGGCGCGACGCCGCAGCAGGTCGACAAGGCTTTCGTGGATTTCGGCTGGCCGATGGGGCCGTTCCAGATGTCGGACCTCGCCGGCCTCGACATAAGCTGGCGCATGCGCAATGTGCGCGGCGAGACGGCTGCCATCGCCGATGCGCTTTGCGAGGCGGGTCGCCTCGGCCAGAAGACCGGCAGCGGCTATTATCGCTACGCGCAGGGAGCGCGAACCGCCGAGCCCGATCCGTATGTGCTGGAATTGATCGAGGCGAAGGCGCGCGAACTGGGCGTTCCGCGCCGCGATGTTTCCGCCGACGAGATCATCGAGCGCACGCATCTGCCGCTCGTCAACGAGGGCGCGCGCATTCTGGCCGAGGGCATCGCTGCGCGGTCCTCCGACATCGACATCGTCTGGACGAACGGTTACGGCTTCCCGATCGGCAAGGGCGGGCCGATGTTCTGGGCAACCCTCAAGGGCGTTCGCAACGTCATCGATCGGCTGGAACATTGGCATGGCAAAACCGGCCGGCCGGCTTTCGAGCCGACGCCGCTGCTGCGCGCAGCGGTCGAATCCAACGCGTTCGGCGGCCGCTGA